From the genome of Geobacter sp. SVR, one region includes:
- a CDS encoding U32 family peptidase, giving the protein MAISLQKPELLAPAGSLESFFAAMEKGADAVYAGLHEFSARARARNFSLSQMERMLGYAHAHGRRIYITLNTLVKEQELPQLVETLAVLAAMRIDGVIVQDLAVARLVRNHFPSIPLHASTQMTIHNTAGVQMLAGLGFERVVLARELALDEVAAIAAATPVEIEVFVHGALCFSISGQCFFSSYLGGHSGNRGRCAQPCRRLYTHRGKQGHFFSTSDLSAIDMVPELVNAGVKSLKIEGRMKSAEYVASVVEAYRMVLDAPENIRKETLKSAKEILKYSFGRTPTKGFLTSQQPDDIANPWQKGGTGRFVGQIKSLKGKRLCFETRDALHVGDRLRAQPKSDMAGQAWTVRELFCNGKKVMEARSGSLVEVETPFRFAVGDAVYKVSSREAFSLSENACLRRLDAVKRDKQPCRMRVSLEEGNLCIEAEVAGDRHPFKFALGELEPARNTNMHSFLEGQLAKTGDAPFRLESLEAPAFPPVLIPAAVFKEIRRQLYSQLSEKVTRTASSRIVTARKAALAEIDSGSVAPPSHAGRESLVVVIDQPREWRFPLQHGADSTMLPLTKAVIHQLPSCLPRMRGAEEQVVWQLPFIIFDRDIPLYRTLVRQLREAGFRRFEVSSISHFLLLQGLEGLRISTWHRCFSLNSQALRAWQELGAETATLYIEDDAANLAKLLSADVAIERRVIAYAPLPVMTTKIRIKDVHSNIPLHSDRGEEYSVTTRDGLQTVTAALPFSLTARHSELRQRGGTSFVIDLRQARRNAWGDIIASFKAGREIPGTTEFNYPAELV; this is encoded by the coding sequence ATGGCCATTTCATTGCAAAAACCTGAACTGCTGGCTCCGGCCGGCTCGCTGGAATCCTTTTTCGCAGCCATGGAAAAGGGGGCTGATGCCGTATATGCCGGCCTGCATGAATTCTCCGCCCGGGCCCGCGCCAGGAACTTCAGTCTGTCCCAGATGGAGCGCATGCTGGGCTATGCCCACGCCCATGGCCGGCGGATCTATATCACCCTCAACACGCTGGTCAAGGAACAGGAACTGCCCCAACTGGTCGAGACTTTGGCCGTTCTGGCCGCCATGAGGATTGATGGCGTGATTGTCCAGGACCTGGCTGTGGCGCGGCTGGTGCGCAATCATTTTCCTTCCATCCCGCTGCACGCTTCGACACAGATGACGATTCACAATACCGCCGGTGTACAGATGCTGGCCGGTCTCGGATTTGAGCGGGTAGTCCTGGCGCGGGAGCTGGCGCTGGACGAGGTGGCGGCCATTGCCGCAGCAACGCCGGTGGAGATCGAGGTCTTCGTCCATGGCGCACTCTGTTTCTCGATTTCCGGGCAGTGCTTCTTTTCCTCTTACCTCGGTGGGCATAGTGGCAACCGCGGGCGCTGCGCCCAGCCCTGCCGCCGTTTGTACACCCACCGGGGCAAGCAGGGGCATTTCTTTTCCACCAGCGACCTGTCTGCCATCGATATGGTCCCGGAACTGGTCAATGCCGGGGTGAAATCGCTGAAGATCGAAGGGCGGATGAAGTCGGCCGAATATGTGGCCAGTGTGGTGGAAGCGTACCGCATGGTGCTGGATGCTCCGGAAAACATTCGCAAAGAAACCCTGAAAAGTGCCAAGGAAATCCTGAAATACTCGTTCGGCAGGACCCCGACCAAGGGGTTTCTGACATCCCAACAGCCGGACGACATCGCCAATCCCTGGCAGAAGGGGGGCACGGGCCGCTTTGTGGGGCAGATCAAGTCCCTCAAGGGCAAGCGCCTGTGCTTTGAAACCCGGGATGCGCTGCACGTGGGAGACCGCCTGCGCGCTCAACCGAAGAGCGATATGGCCGGTCAGGCCTGGACCGTGCGTGAGCTTTTCTGCAATGGCAAAAAAGTGATGGAAGCCCGGTCCGGCAGTCTGGTGGAGGTGGAAACTCCTTTCCGTTTCGCGGTCGGCGATGCGGTCTACAAGGTCTCCTCCCGCGAAGCGTTCTCCCTGAGCGAAAATGCCTGCCTGCGCCGGCTGGATGCGGTGAAAAGAGACAAGCAGCCGTGCCGGATGCGGGTCTCTCTGGAGGAGGGGAACCTGTGCATCGAGGCTGAGGTTGCAGGTGACCGGCATCCTTTCAAATTTGCGCTCGGTGAGCTGGAGCCAGCCCGCAATACAAACATGCATTCGTTTCTGGAAGGGCAGCTGGCCAAAACGGGAGATGCCCCTTTTCGCCTGGAAAGCCTGGAAGCCCCTGCTTTCCCGCCGGTGCTTATTCCGGCGGCTGTCTTCAAGGAAATCCGCCGCCAGCTGTACAGCCAGTTAAGCGAGAAAGTCACCAGGACGGCCAGTAGCCGCATTGTAACAGCACGTAAGGCCGCTCTCGCAGAGATAGACTCTGGTTCTGTTGCCCCCCCTTCGCATGCTGGTCGAGAATCACTGGTGGTGGTGATAGACCAGCCGCGGGAGTGGCGTTTCCCGCTCCAGCACGGCGCGGACAGCACCATGCTGCCACTCACCAAGGCGGTCATCCATCAACTGCCCTCCTGCCTGCCACGTATGCGGGGCGCCGAGGAGCAGGTCGTCTGGCAATTGCCGTTCATCATCTTCGATCGCGATATCCCGCTGTATCGCACGCTCGTTCGACAGCTCAGAGAAGCCGGTTTCCGGCGTTTCGAAGTCTCCAGCATCTCTCATTTCCTGCTTTTACAGGGGCTGGAGGGACTGCGCATCTCGACCTGGCACCGCTGCTTCTCGTTGAACAGTCAAGCCCTGCGAGCCTGGCAGGAGCTGGGGGCCGAGACCGCCACCCTGTATATCGAAGACGATGCCGCCAATCTTGCCAAGCTGCTCTCGGCGGATGTCGCCATCGAGCGGCGGGTGATAGCCTATGCTCCGCTGCCGGTCATGACCACCAAAATCCGTATCAAGGATGTGCACAGCAATATCCCGCTTCATTCGGACCGGGGAGAAGAATACAGCGTCACAACGCGTGACGGCCTGCAGACCGTCACCGCGGCCCTGCCCTTTTCCCTGACCGCCCGTCACAGCGAACTGCGCCAGAGAGGGGGCACATCCTTTGTGATCGACCTGCGCCAAGCCAGGCGCAATGCCTGGGGTGACATTATCGCCTCCTTCAAAGCCGGCCGTGAGATACCCGGCACTACGGAATTCAATTACCCTGCGGAGCTGGTTTAA
- the asd gene encoding aspartate-semialdehyde dehydrogenase, which translates to MKVGIVGWRGMVGSVLMQRMQEEGDFNIGIEPVFFSTSQAGQPAPMNAGTLKSADDIAELKKLDVILTCQGGDYTKAIHPELRKQGWNGYWIDAASTLRMEDNAVIILDPVNRNVIDAALAKGQKDFIGGNCTVSLMLMALGGLFKAGLVEWLSSMTYQAASGAGAPNMRELLSQMGVLSGVVAEELKNPSSAILEIDRKVTETLRNGSLPVKEFGFPLAGNVLPWIDREVEDGQSREEWKGFAETNKILGATSPIPVDGICVRVGAMRCHSQALTIKLTKDLPLAEIESLIANDNEWVKLVPNNKADTLAQLTPAAISGTLTVPIGRVRKMKMGPQYLQAFTCGDQLLWGAAEPLRRMLRILVEK; encoded by the coding sequence ATGAAAGTCGGTATCGTCGGTTGGCGCGGTATGGTTGGTTCGGTCCTCATGCAGCGTATGCAGGAGGAAGGTGATTTCAACATCGGCATCGAGCCGGTCTTCTTCTCAACGTCCCAGGCCGGGCAGCCGGCACCCATGAATGCCGGCACCCTGAAAAGCGCCGACGATATCGCGGAACTGAAAAAACTGGATGTCATCCTGACCTGTCAGGGGGGCGACTACACCAAGGCGATTCATCCCGAGCTGCGTAAGCAGGGCTGGAACGGCTACTGGATCGATGCCGCCTCCACCCTGCGTATGGAGGACAATGCCGTCATCATTCTCGACCCGGTCAACCGCAACGTGATCGATGCGGCCCTGGCCAAGGGGCAGAAAGATTTCATCGGCGGGAACTGCACCGTCAGCTTGATGCTGATGGCGCTGGGTGGGCTGTTCAAGGCCGGCCTGGTGGAATGGCTCTCCTCCATGACCTATCAGGCAGCGTCCGGGGCCGGCGCTCCCAACATGCGCGAACTGCTGTCCCAGATGGGGGTGCTGAGCGGCGTGGTGGCCGAAGAACTGAAGAACCCCAGTTCTGCCATTCTGGAGATCGACCGGAAGGTGACCGAGACGCTGCGCAACGGCTCCCTGCCGGTCAAGGAATTCGGCTTCCCTCTGGCAGGTAATGTGCTGCCCTGGATCGACCGCGAGGTGGAGGATGGCCAGAGCCGCGAGGAGTGGAAGGGTTTTGCCGAGACCAACAAGATCCTCGGCGCAACCTCACCGATCCCGGTGGACGGCATCTGCGTGCGGGTCGGCGCCATGCGCTGCCACAGCCAGGCCCTGACCATCAAGCTCACCAAGGACCTGCCGCTGGCTGAGATCGAAAGCCTGATCGCCAACGATAACGAATGGGTCAAGCTGGTGCCCAACAACAAGGCCGATACCCTGGCGCAGCTGACTCCGGCAGCCATCTCCGGCACCCTGACCGTGCCCATCGGCCGGGTCCGCAAGATGAAGATGGGGCCGCAGTATCTGCAAGCCTTCACCTGCGGCGATCAGCTGCTGTGGGGGGCGGCCGAGCCGCTCAGAAGGATGCTCAGAATTTTGGTCGAGAAGTGA